From one Gemmatimonadota bacterium genomic stretch:
- a CDS encoding phytanoyl-CoA dioxygenase family protein: MDRESMTNEENYFFDTEGYIIVPGALTSKEVDTLNNTLDEAGPTDNLLTLSAPLRDPFRDLLVHPVLVWYLNQICGHGFRLDRAPRLIGEAAGDDPNAPLQGNNEPRDTARAYYFQNNYRVCHGVRVIWALCDVNADDGGVVLVPASHKSNVEAPEDLLTGADDMDLVEQPVLKASDLLIIGGTTLQGLRPWKGRNPQRLIACEYANRAVLQSNGPGAKIEPRPEWMANLPPEHVAVLSNPGYKDTTDPPPTLNTDGKKTWLEKSPDIIHPSFYKPDPDAGIDHKELYFWDLTGYLIVRNVMDEEWLARANEAIDKFSDRIVVGEELARGSKSLRGTGRPTLSGLLHLPEPYCEPFRKMLIHPAVIGRLNWMMGSGYRCNGATAFCSVKGSTGHSLHGGNEPLIPSRSYVFQNGRSHAEFVRAVWQLHDTTPGGGGFVCVPGSHKAYYRMPEGIRTSDDDMGAIRQPVPKAGDILFFMDTVLTHGAWAWKSDISRRSIFFSYYSRHHSYRGGVIEPEDRWGEDIVEGMTEAQFAVMRGSTRDARSRNTPRLVVENGQLSVSYDARGDRYEYPVRKPGDSRK; this comes from the coding sequence ATGGACCGCGAATCTATGACCAATGAAGAGAATTACTTCTTTGACACCGAAGGCTATATCATCGTCCCCGGTGCCCTCACCTCGAAAGAAGTCGATACCCTCAACAACACCCTTGACGAAGCCGGACCCACCGACAATCTCCTGACACTATCCGCCCCCCTGCGGGACCCCTTCCGCGACCTTCTTGTCCATCCCGTCCTGGTCTGGTACCTCAACCAGATCTGTGGCCACGGCTTTCGTCTGGACAGAGCACCTCGCCTGATCGGAGAAGCCGCTGGCGACGATCCCAACGCCCCGCTACAGGGCAACAACGAACCCAGAGACACGGCTCGGGCCTACTACTTTCAGAACAACTACCGCGTCTGCCACGGCGTACGCGTCATCTGGGCACTCTGCGATGTCAACGCGGACGACGGCGGCGTGGTCCTGGTTCCAGCCAGCCACAAAAGCAATGTAGAAGCACCCGAAGACCTCCTCACAGGCGCAGACGACATGGACCTGGTCGAACAACCCGTACTCAAAGCCAGCGACCTGCTCATCATTGGCGGAACCACCCTTCAGGGCCTCCGCCCCTGGAAAGGGCGCAATCCACAGCGCCTCATCGCCTGCGAATATGCCAACCGCGCTGTCCTGCAATCCAACGGGCCAGGAGCAAAAATAGAACCCAGACCGGAATGGATGGCCAATCTGCCGCCCGAACATGTGGCCGTCCTCTCCAACCCCGGATACAAAGACACCACCGACCCGCCGCCAACCCTCAATACCGATGGCAAAAAGACCTGGCTGGAAAAATCGCCGGACATTATACACCCCTCGTTTTACAAACCCGACCCCGACGCTGGCATTGATCACAAAGAACTCTACTTCTGGGATCTCACCGGCTACCTCATCGTGCGCAATGTCATGGACGAAGAATGGCTGGCACGGGCCAACGAAGCCATCGACAAATTCTCCGATCGCATTGTCGTGGGCGAAGAACTCGCCCGAGGATCCAAAAGCCTCCGGGGCACCGGACGCCCCACGCTCAGCGGCCTTCTCCACCTGCCCGAACCCTATTGCGAACCCTTCCGCAAAATGCTCATCCACCCAGCCGTCATCGGCCGCCTCAACTGGATGATGGGCAGCGGATACCGGTGCAACGGGGCCACCGCCTTCTGTTCGGTCAAAGGCTCTACCGGGCACTCCCTCCACGGCGGCAATGAACCCCTCATACCCTCCCGAAGCTATGTCTTCCAGAACGGCCGCAGCCATGCCGAATTTGTCCGCGCTGTCTGGCAATTGCACGACACAACCCCTGGCGGCGGTGGATTCGTCTGCGTCCCGGGAAGCCACAAAGCCTATTATCGCATGCCCGAAGGCATCCGCACCAGCGACGACGACATGGGCGCCATCCGCCAACCGGTCCCAAAAGCCGGCGACATCCTCTTCTTTATGGACACTGTCCTCACCCACGGAGCCTGGGCCTGGAAATCCGACATCAGCCGCCGGTCCATCTTCTTCAGTTACTATTCCCGCCACCACTCCTACCGCGGCGGCGTCATCGAACCCGAAGACCGCTGGGGAGAAGATATAGTCGAAGGCATGACCGAAGCCCAATTTGCCGTCATGCGCGGTTCCACCCGCGATGCCCGGAGCAGAAACACGCCGCGCCTCGTTGTAGAAAACGGCCAGCTAAGTGTCTCC